A section of the Hevea brasiliensis isolate MT/VB/25A 57/8 chromosome 17, ASM3005281v1, whole genome shotgun sequence genome encodes:
- the LOC110672517 gene encoding uncharacterized protein LOC110672517 has translation MVKVATYFAMTFGAFLFWQSMDRVHVWIALHQDEKKERLEKEMEIRRVREELLQQAKQKDPSA, from the exons ATGGTGAAAGTGGCAACGTATTTTGCGATGACATTTGGAGCCTTTCTATTCTGGCAATCAATGGATAGAGTCCACGTCTGGATTGCTCTTCATCAGGATGAGAAG AAAGAAAGACTTGAAAAGGAGATGGAGATCAGGAGGGTCAGAGAAGAACTATTGCAGCAAGCTAAACAGAAGGATCCTTCAGCATGA
- the LOC110672512 gene encoding autophagy-related protein 16 isoform X1 has translation MSQEELAREAIKHALKALRKRHLLEEVAHAPAYIALSRPIIFQGSEWKEKAENLELELQQCYKAQSRLSEQLVVEVAESRASKAALEEKEAAFTDLQKELAQTRDECSQLKVDLEEKIKALELVVSENHSLRKQLEEMIVKAKNAEAENKILVDRWMLQKMQDAERLNEANALYEEMVDRLKASGLEKLAQQQVDGVVRQSEDGAECFVESTIPAACKRKITAHEGGCASIMFEYNSSKLISGGQDRSIKMWDTNTGSLSRTLYGCLGSVLDLSLTHDNRSVIAASSSNNLYVWDANSGRVRHTLTGHIDKVCAVDVSKISSRHVVSAAYDRTIKVWDLQKGYCTSTIVFHSNCNALCFSTDGMTICSGHVDGNLRLWDIHTGKLLSEVAAHSLAITSICLSKNGNVVLTSGRDNLHNLFDMRSLEVCGTLRATGNRVASNWSRSCMSPDDNYVAAGSADGSVYIWSISKADIVSTLKEHTSSVLCCSWSGLGKPLATADKNGIMYTWA, from the exons AT GTCTCAGGAGGAGCTTGCGAGGGAAGCCATAAAGCACGCGCTTAAGGCGTTAAGGAAGCGCCATTTACTTGAAGAAGTCGCTCATGCTCCTGCTTATATTGCTCTTTCCAGACCGATTATCTTTCAG GGATCAGAATGGAAGGAGAAAGCAGAAAATCTTGAATTGGAACTTCAGCAATGTTACAAAGCTCAGTCTCGGTTATCCGAGCAACTTGTGGTGGAGGTAGCAGAGTCCCGAGCATCAAAAGCTGCACTGGAAGAGAAAGAGGCAGCATTCACTGATTTGCAAAAGGAGTTGGCTCAAACAAG GGATGAATGCTCTCAATTAAAGGTAGATTTGGAAGAAAAAATTAAGGCGTTAGAATTGGTTGTGAGTGAGAATCACTCACTTCGGAAGCAATTGGAAGAGATGATTGTCAAGGCTAAGAATGCAGAAGCGGAAAATAAGATATTAGTTGATCGCTGGATGCTGCAAAAGATGCAAGATGCGGAACGTCTTAATGAG GCGAATGCACTATATGAAGAAATGGTTGATCGGCTCAAGGCAAGTGGTTTAGAGAAACTTGCTCAGCAGCAAGTGGATGGTGTGGTCCGGCAAAGTGAAGATGGTGCTGAGTGTTTTGTGGAATCAACCATTCCTGCTGCATGCAAGCGCAAAATTACAGCTCATGAGGGTGGCTGTGCTTCTATAATGTTTGAGTATAACTCAAGCAAATTAATTAGTGGTGGACAGGATCGATCAATCAAAATGTGGGATACAAATACTGGATCTTTAAGTCGTACACTTTATGGTTGCCTTGGCTCTGTTCTTGATCTTTCGTTGACCCATGATAATAGATCTGTCATTGCAGCCAGTAGCTCCAACAACTTGTATGTGTGGGATGCCAACTCAGGACGTGTCCGTCACACTCTCACAGGCCACATTGACAAAGTGTGTGCTGTGGATGTCAGCAAAATTTCTAGTCGACATGTTGTCAGTGCTGCTTATGATCGTACTATAAAAGTGTGGGATTTGCAAAAAGGTTACTGCACCAGCACAATTGTTTTCCACAGCAACTGCAATGCTCTTTGTTTTAGCACGGATGGAATGACCATTTGTTCAGGCCATGTTGATGGGAATCTTCGTTTGTGGGATATTcatacaggaaagctactcagtGAAGTCGCTGCACATTCACTTGCTATTACTTCTATATGTCTGTCtaaaaatggaaatgttgttttgACAAGTGGGAGGGATAACTTGCACAACTTATTTGATATGAGGTCTTTGGAAGTTTGCGGTACATTAAGAGCGACTGGAAACAGAGTGGCGTCTAATTGGAGTCGCTCTTGCATGAGTCCTGATGACAACTATGTTGCTGCTGGATCAGCTGATGGATCTGTGTACATTTGGTCAATATCTAAAGCTGATATTGTAAGCACTCTGAAAGAGCACACTTCTTCTGTCCTCTGTTGTTCGTGGAGTGGACTTGGAAAACCATTAGCCACTGCTGACAAGAACGGAATTATGTATACCTGGGCATGA
- the LOC110672512 gene encoding autophagy-related protein 16 isoform X2: MVYLLLLVSWKGSEWKEKAENLELELQQCYKAQSRLSEQLVVEVAESRASKAALEEKEAAFTDLQKELAQTRDECSQLKVDLEEKIKALELVVSENHSLRKQLEEMIVKAKNAEAENKILVDRWMLQKMQDAERLNEANALYEEMVDRLKASGLEKLAQQQVDGVVRQSEDGAECFVESTIPAACKRKITAHEGGCASIMFEYNSSKLISGGQDRSIKMWDTNTGSLSRTLYGCLGSVLDLSLTHDNRSVIAASSSNNLYVWDANSGRVRHTLTGHIDKVCAVDVSKISSRHVVSAAYDRTIKVWDLQKGYCTSTIVFHSNCNALCFSTDGMTICSGHVDGNLRLWDIHTGKLLSEVAAHSLAITSICLSKNGNVVLTSGRDNLHNLFDMRSLEVCGTLRATGNRVASNWSRSCMSPDDNYVAAGSADGSVYIWSISKADIVSTLKEHTSSVLCCSWSGLGKPLATADKNGIMYTWA, from the exons ATGGTATATCTTTTGTTGCTTGTATCATGGAAGGGATCAGAATGGAAGGAGAAAGCAGAAAATCTTGAATTGGAACTTCAGCAATGTTACAAAGCTCAGTCTCGGTTATCCGAGCAACTTGTGGTGGAGGTAGCAGAGTCCCGAGCATCAAAAGCTGCACTGGAAGAGAAAGAGGCAGCATTCACTGATTTGCAAAAGGAGTTGGCTCAAACAAG GGATGAATGCTCTCAATTAAAGGTAGATTTGGAAGAAAAAATTAAGGCGTTAGAATTGGTTGTGAGTGAGAATCACTCACTTCGGAAGCAATTGGAAGAGATGATTGTCAAGGCTAAGAATGCAGAAGCGGAAAATAAGATATTAGTTGATCGCTGGATGCTGCAAAAGATGCAAGATGCGGAACGTCTTAATGAG GCGAATGCACTATATGAAGAAATGGTTGATCGGCTCAAGGCAAGTGGTTTAGAGAAACTTGCTCAGCAGCAAGTGGATGGTGTGGTCCGGCAAAGTGAAGATGGTGCTGAGTGTTTTGTGGAATCAACCATTCCTGCTGCATGCAAGCGCAAAATTACAGCTCATGAGGGTGGCTGTGCTTCTATAATGTTTGAGTATAACTCAAGCAAATTAATTAGTGGTGGACAGGATCGATCAATCAAAATGTGGGATACAAATACTGGATCTTTAAGTCGTACACTTTATGGTTGCCTTGGCTCTGTTCTTGATCTTTCGTTGACCCATGATAATAGATCTGTCATTGCAGCCAGTAGCTCCAACAACTTGTATGTGTGGGATGCCAACTCAGGACGTGTCCGTCACACTCTCACAGGCCACATTGACAAAGTGTGTGCTGTGGATGTCAGCAAAATTTCTAGTCGACATGTTGTCAGTGCTGCTTATGATCGTACTATAAAAGTGTGGGATTTGCAAAAAGGTTACTGCACCAGCACAATTGTTTTCCACAGCAACTGCAATGCTCTTTGTTTTAGCACGGATGGAATGACCATTTGTTCAGGCCATGTTGATGGGAATCTTCGTTTGTGGGATATTcatacaggaaagctactcagtGAAGTCGCTGCACATTCACTTGCTATTACTTCTATATGTCTGTCtaaaaatggaaatgttgttttgACAAGTGGGAGGGATAACTTGCACAACTTATTTGATATGAGGTCTTTGGAAGTTTGCGGTACATTAAGAGCGACTGGAAACAGAGTGGCGTCTAATTGGAGTCGCTCTTGCATGAGTCCTGATGACAACTATGTTGCTGCTGGATCAGCTGATGGATCTGTGTACATTTGGTCAATATCTAAAGCTGATATTGTAAGCACTCTGAAAGAGCACACTTCTTCTGTCCTCTGTTGTTCGTGGAGTGGACTTGGAAAACCATTAGCCACTGCTGACAAGAACGGAATTATGTATACCTGGGCATGA